A window of the Haloquadratum walsbyi C23 genome harbors these coding sequences:
- a CDS encoding Na(+)/H(+) antiporter subunit B, whose translation MSNNADTASDTDTRAESINNPTYVESTIIMTTVRLVVPFIFTFGLFVMFHGADSAGGGFQGGVIVASTVLLLAFAFGIDATRRWIEGPLIRTAIATGGGLFILIGLGALINGQFLEYAAYDIGTTGIKYGIELVELGIGAIVSGVLIGLFFTLARGDMLTGGDIDQRSPQEQHGSDRS comes from the coding sequence ATGAGTAACAACGCAGATACAGCAAGTGACACAGATACCCGCGCAGAAAGTATCAACAACCCAACATACGTCGAAAGTACAATCATTATGACGACGGTCAGATTGGTTGTCCCATTTATATTTACATTTGGGCTATTCGTGATGTTTCATGGTGCTGACTCCGCTGGTGGCGGCTTTCAAGGTGGTGTTATTGTCGCCTCAACGGTTCTACTTCTCGCATTCGCGTTTGGCATCGACGCAACACGACGGTGGATAGAAGGACCGCTTATCCGCACTGCAATCGCGACTGGTGGGGGATTATTCATTTTGATTGGACTTGGTGCCTTAATTAATGGTCAGTTTCTTGAATACGCTGCATACGACATTGGGACGACTGGAATAAAATACGGAATTGAGTTGGTTGAGCTTGGGATTGGTGCAATCGTCTCAGGCGTCCTCATCGGACTTTTCTTCACACTTGCTCGTGGGGATATGCTCACAGGAGGAGATATTGATCAGCGTTCACCACAGGAACAACATGGAAGTGATCGCTCATGA
- a CDS encoding monovalent cation/H+ antiporter complex subunit F, producing MTASVIAIIQVNIGASLTDPVEAILIGAAIILILSAVIVSYRIVFGPTMQDRVIAVNSVGTTTVVVLALLAAALDRPGFLDIALVYAMLNFLMSIAISKFTVERGGVI from the coding sequence ATGACTGCATCGGTAATAGCGATTATACAGGTCAATATCGGTGCTAGTCTGACTGACCCAGTTGAAGCCATCTTAATTGGGGCTGCTATCATTCTCATTCTATCAGCAGTCATCGTCTCATATCGAATCGTGTTTGGTCCAACGATGCAGGATCGGGTGATTGCTGTAAACAGTGTTGGGACAACAACGGTAGTCGTCTTAGCACTCCTTGCGGCAGCACTTGACCGCCCTGGTTTTCTCGATATTGCCCTTGTATATGCAATGTTGAACTTCCTGATGAGTATCGCTATCTCGAAATTCACTGTTGAGCGTGGAGGTGTCATCTGA
- a CDS encoding sugar phosphate nucleotidyltransferase has product MKAVVLAGGYATRMWPITKDRPKMFLPVGDGTVIDIIFQDLEADNRVDEVFVSTNERFADDFESYIESSSYEKPTLSVEDTSEEDEKFGVVGALEQLIDRENVSDDLVVVAGDNLLSFDLSEFVDFFESKQTPCLAAYDVGSKDRASSYGLVQLDDDQVIDFQEKPDNPQSTLVSIACYAFPAETLPNFETYLADGNNPDEPGWLMQWLQNRGSVHAFTFDGAWFDIGTPESYLDAVSWYLDGETFIDDTATVEDSTLGNNVHLMAGASVVDSELERTVVFENTNIDAATVSDSVIDEESSIEAVDLTETLVGSYSQIRQ; this is encoded by the coding sequence ATGAAAGCAGTCGTCCTCGCAGGTGGATACGCAACACGGATGTGGCCAATAACTAAAGACAGACCCAAGATGTTTCTTCCAGTCGGTGATGGGACTGTTATTGATATTATTTTTCAGGATCTTGAGGCTGATAACCGGGTTGATGAAGTATTTGTCAGTACGAATGAACGTTTTGCTGATGATTTTGAGTCATATATCGAATCATCATCATACGAGAAACCAACGCTATCTGTTGAAGATACAAGCGAGGAGGATGAAAAATTCGGGGTTGTTGGTGCGCTTGAGCAGTTAATTGATCGTGAGAACGTTTCAGATGATCTTGTTGTTGTTGCTGGTGATAATTTACTTTCATTCGATCTTAGTGAGTTCGTTGACTTCTTTGAATCAAAACAAACACCATGTCTGGCTGCATATGACGTCGGGTCGAAAGATCGTGCGTCATCATATGGACTTGTACAGCTTGATGATGATCAGGTGATTGACTTCCAAGAAAAACCAGATAATCCACAAAGCACGCTTGTCTCGATTGCATGCTATGCGTTCCCAGCAGAGACACTCCCCAATTTTGAAACATATCTTGCAGACGGAAATAACCCTGATGAGCCTGGCTGGTTAATGCAATGGTTGCAAAATCGAGGGTCCGTGCATGCATTCACATTCGATGGTGCATGGTTTGATATTGGAACACCAGAAAGTTATCTTGATGCCGTATCGTGGTATCTCGATGGAGAGACATTTATTGATGATACAGCAACTGTCGAGGACTCAACGCTTGGCAATAATGTGCATCTGATGGCTGGAGCGTCTGTTGTTGATTCTGAACTTGAACGGACAGTTGTCTTTGAGAACACGAATATTGATGCTGCAACGGTCAGTGATAGCGTTATTGATGAAGAAAGTAGCATTGAAGCGGTTGATCTCACTGAGACACTCGTTGGGTCATATTCACAAATCCGACAATGA
- a CDS encoding transcriptional regulator, with translation MGQDNPPSNAESAHYSGSKTTAESQSITDSTIDRNDNTTIRTDAQTTREHIRAEIQTTPQTASELATIVNTARSAVFGHIDHIAQSVNASPDEQFLVAPPTCERCGFDQFDDPLNNPSQCPDCRSERLSEPEFIIKPL, from the coding sequence ATGGGTCAAGATAATCCACCATCTAATGCAGAGTCGGCGCATTATTCAGGATCTAAGACGACCGCAGAATCACAGTCGATAACCGACAGTACAATAGACCGAAATGACAATACAACAATACGAACGGATGCGCAAACAACACGGGAGCATATCAGAGCCGAAATCCAGACAACACCGCAAACAGCCTCAGAACTGGCAACAATAGTCAATACTGCTCGCAGTGCTGTGTTTGGACATATTGACCATATCGCACAGAGTGTTAACGCGTCCCCTGATGAACAGTTCTTAGTTGCCCCTCCAACGTGTGAGCGCTGTGGTTTCGATCAGTTTGATGATCCGCTCAATAACCCATCACAGTGTCCAGACTGTCGTTCTGAACGACTATCAGAACCAGAGTTTATTATTAAACCATTGTGA
- a CDS encoding glycerate kinase type-2 family protein, producing MFEQRGQNRQNTAQIPAKTSVSATPQECAVTAVTAGVNAAHPDQVLSETLTREGDILSIANNQYDLSKYEEVSIIGGGNAAGRITQYLTTIVDDHLTGGIVITDDPVDADPVNVVTGTHPLPSRSNITAAEQMRSYACDCGVNTLSLVVITGGGSALLSAPAENIDKSALRRVTQELIQCGAPIDRINAVRKHISTIKGGQLARALTPAQTVGLIFSDVTSGNPSVVASGPLSPDSTTYADALMTLREYDVNTPESVRMHLQRGANGDIDETPSELSSSTFDSPTTIVLADGMTALDAAANACSNLGYEPLILSSSIRGEAREAAKTHVAIAEEVQRNKTPIDPPAAILAGGETTVTVTGDGVGGPNQEFALAAALELPSNTALCAIDTDGFDGPTDAAGATVTTATVNDNEASAARAALKANDAYSFLDDNAALMLSTEGATGTNVNDLRVLTILTEDT from the coding sequence ATGTTCGAGCAGCGTGGTCAGAATAGACAGAATACAGCTCAGATCCCAGCAAAAACATCAGTGTCAGCTACACCACAAGAGTGTGCTGTGACTGCTGTGACTGCTGGTGTCAATGCGGCACATCCCGATCAAGTTCTCTCAGAAACACTCACACGCGAAGGCGATATACTCTCAATTGCTAATAACCAGTACGATCTATCTAAGTATGAGGAAGTGAGTATTATTGGTGGTGGTAATGCTGCTGGTCGTATTACACAATATCTAACGACAATCGTTGATGATCACCTCACCGGTGGAATTGTCATTACAGATGATCCTGTTGATGCTGATCCAGTCAATGTTGTTACCGGAACCCACCCGCTTCCAAGTCGTTCAAATATTACGGCTGCCGAGCAGATGCGCTCTTATGCCTGTGACTGCGGCGTAAATACTCTTTCTCTCGTTGTGATTACCGGGGGTGGAAGCGCGCTCTTATCAGCGCCAGCTGAAAACATCGATAAATCTGCATTACGGAGAGTAACACAGGAACTAATTCAGTGTGGAGCACCGATTGACCGTATTAACGCTGTTCGAAAACATATCTCAACAATTAAGGGAGGACAACTGGCACGAGCACTCACTCCAGCTCAGACAGTTGGTCTCATTTTCAGTGACGTTACATCAGGCAATCCAAGCGTTGTCGCTAGTGGACCACTGTCACCGGACTCAACAACATATGCAGACGCATTGATGACACTCCGTGAGTACGATGTCAATACGCCGGAGTCTGTTCGTATGCACCTGCAGCGCGGTGCCAACGGTGATATTGATGAGACGCCATCTGAACTGTCCTCATCAACATTTGATTCACCTACGACAATTGTCCTCGCAGACGGGATGACTGCGCTTGATGCTGCGGCGAATGCATGCTCGAATCTTGGCTATGAACCACTGATTCTCTCTTCATCCATTCGAGGGGAGGCACGCGAAGCAGCAAAGACACACGTCGCTATCGCGGAGGAAGTTCAGCGAAATAAGACTCCAATTGACCCTCCAGCGGCGATTCTGGCTGGTGGTGAGACAACTGTCACAGTAACAGGTGATGGCGTTGGTGGTCCAAATCAGGAGTTTGCACTCGCAGCAGCACTTGAACTCCCATCGAACACAGCATTGTGTGCGATTGATACTGACGGATTTGACGGCCCGACTGACGCCGCTGGCGCAACTGTCACAACCGCAACTGTCAATGATAATGAGGCATCAGCTGCTCGTGCAGCACTCAAAGCAAACGATGCATACTCATTCCTCGATGACAATGCTGCATTGATGCTGTCAACGGAGGGGGCGACTGGCACCAATGTCAATGACCTTCGTGTTCTTACTATCCTAACGGAAGATACTTAA
- a CDS encoding DUF7110 family protein: MSGRVYRLHSTLELPLEDVEAFLNGDPDLPTEIESIELTRRNNTLILKAVAADDNLSKYTPTAQLKASVTENRVYEEEPPRGGNPRWTDEEEEEIPSELVEFACFKGDRETVLQNTALQYPMFRVFRQISLLAEKGTLTAITEINEELSAHRIVEGEERPATIEVVENPSQNENGSGGVDWRDNKFISD, encoded by the coding sequence ATGTCAGGCCGTGTATACCGACTCCACTCGACACTAGAACTGCCACTCGAAGACGTCGAAGCGTTTCTAAACGGTGACCCGGACCTGCCCACCGAGATTGAATCAATTGAATTAACGCGTCGAAATAATACACTCATTCTGAAAGCCGTTGCTGCTGATGACAACCTCAGTAAGTACACACCAACTGCACAATTGAAAGCAAGTGTTACAGAAAATCGTGTGTATGAAGAAGAGCCACCCCGTGGCGGTAATCCACGGTGGACTGATGAAGAAGAAGAAGAAATTCCATCAGAGTTGGTTGAATTTGCTTGCTTCAAGGGTGACCGAGAGACAGTCCTTCAAAATACTGCACTCCAGTACCCGATGTTTCGCGTCTTCCGTCAGATTTCCCTTCTTGCAGAGAAGGGGACGCTTACTGCGATTACTGAGATAAATGAGGAACTTTCCGCTCATCGAATCGTTGAAGGTGAAGAGCGACCAGCGACGATCGAAGTCGTTGAAAACCCCTCACAGAATGAAAATGGATCTGGCGGTGTAGACTGGCGTGATAACAAGTTCATCAGTGATTAA
- a CDS encoding type IV pilin, with the protein MHGYQSDERGVSPVIGVILMIAITVLLATVVGGFVLNFGDQLGDTTPQATISFTYIDDTTVSIRHSNGDAIDPKQLMLAGDIEFTPQLSFDAVAGKDNRFSVGETAQYSITKEWNGQTIRIIWKSANNRRGTTLATSIAPVR; encoded by the coding sequence ATGCACGGTTATCAATCAGATGAGCGAGGTGTATCGCCTGTTATTGGCGTTATCCTGATGATTGCAATTACAGTATTGCTTGCAACTGTCGTTGGTGGATTTGTATTGAACTTCGGTGATCAACTTGGTGACACAACCCCACAGGCGACTATCTCATTCACATATATTGATGACACGACTGTTTCAATTAGGCATTCAAACGGGGATGCAATTGACCCGAAACAACTCATGCTGGCGGGTGACATCGAATTCACGCCTCAATTATCGTTTGATGCTGTTGCTGGCAAAGATAATCGATTCAGTGTTGGAGAGACGGCACAATATAGTATAACAAAGGAATGGAACGGTCAAACAATTCGGATTATCTGGAAGTCGGCAAACAATAGACGAGGGACAACACTTGCAACGTCAATAGCACCGGTTCGTTGA
- a CDS encoding monovalent cation/H+ antiporter subunit E: MAGSTANDAYSRLLVPVRDSTTIRNTVAYAIRAAESAAEKTAANPTVHFVYLSRQRAFDSDSINNISSADEFLERVSVWATEDVNDIQSESMVESAGSEDLDTADETIITIETTLLGTDRYLFSPTDFAEITIDYAEKHNLDRIIVDPEYQPGGGAPMLRSYETALTQADCTVEEAPVERRTSRSRIETPSTLMKGIATFVICNAFYLLIAGSITPFNLLTGAVTALAASIAFSNITFTTSPRLTKTGLRVLRMGLFIPYLLWEIAKANLAIAYIILHPSLPIDPEMQQFRAGVRGAVSVMTLANSITLTPGTLTVDVDDDGLYIHTLTESARSDLSAGGLERAVRFVFYGRAAARFPAPTERDSILSITTESESGELSTDVISDPSSSQTPQEAD, from the coding sequence ATGGCGGGTAGCACCGCAAATGACGCATATTCTCGTCTGCTCGTCCCTGTCAGAGATTCCACAACGATTCGAAATACCGTCGCGTACGCGATTCGCGCCGCTGAGTCGGCAGCGGAAAAAACGGCTGCAAACCCAACCGTCCATTTCGTGTATCTCTCACGACAGCGAGCATTTGATAGCGACTCAATTAATAATATCTCTTCGGCTGATGAGTTTTTAGAGCGCGTATCTGTGTGGGCAACTGAAGATGTGAATGATATCCAATCAGAATCAATGGTAGAATCAGCAGGTTCTGAGGATCTTGATACTGCCGATGAGACTATTATAACAATTGAGACGACACTGCTTGGGACAGATCGATATCTGTTTAGTCCTACTGATTTTGCCGAAATTACTATTGATTACGCTGAAAAGCACAATCTTGATCGGATCATTGTCGATCCTGAATACCAACCTGGCGGAGGAGCACCAATGCTTCGGTCATATGAGACAGCGCTCACGCAGGCGGACTGTACCGTTGAGGAGGCTCCGGTTGAACGTCGAACGAGTCGATCGCGAATAGAAACACCCTCAACGCTGATGAAAGGCATTGCAACATTCGTTATCTGTAATGCGTTTTATCTCCTTATTGCTGGATCAATCACTCCATTTAATCTGTTAACTGGTGCAGTGACTGCACTTGCTGCGTCGATTGCTTTTTCCAATATTACATTCACTACCTCACCACGGCTTACAAAAACTGGTCTCCGCGTGCTCCGAATGGGCTTGTTTATCCCGTATCTTCTCTGGGAAATTGCAAAAGCGAACCTCGCAATTGCGTATATCATCCTCCATCCATCGCTTCCAATCGACCCAGAGATGCAACAGTTTCGCGCTGGCGTTCGGGGGGCAGTGTCAGTCATGACACTTGCAAATAGCATCACACTCACTCCTGGAACATTGACCGTTGATGTTGATGATGATGGGCTCTACATTCACACATTGACCGAAAGCGCACGTTCTGATCTTAGTGCTGGTGGTCTAGAACGGGCAGTCCGATTCGTTTTCTATGGACGGGCAGCCGCCCGATTCCCAGCACCGACAGAGCGTGATAGCATCCTTTCAATTACGACTGAGTCTGAGTCTGGTGAGCTCAGTACGGATGTCATCTCCGATCCCTCGTCATCACAGACGCCACAGGAGGCTGATTAA
- a CDS encoding diphthine--ammonia ligase: MNISADNQPQQTSNHWVSLFSGGKDSSWALYRALEDGRDVTHLLTVHPSADSYMYHVPETKLAQLAAKSAGIELIEINPDDFDASNAVDAGTQGDRELEPLENAVEALDKTLTGGITGVTAGAVESEFQTDRIRGMCNRLDIELFAPLWQRDPITLAENMIAAGFEITIIQVAARGLDSSWLGRTLDTETLSELITLNDRHGVHILGEGGEFETFVTNGPHLSRPIELEYTTIWEGTRGYIDVTNATLS; the protein is encoded by the coding sequence ATGAACATATCAGCTGATAATCAACCTCAACAGACATCCAATCACTGGGTGAGTCTTTTCTCGGGTGGTAAAGACTCCTCATGGGCATTATATCGCGCGCTTGAGGATGGGCGTGATGTCACACATCTGCTTACCGTCCATCCGAGTGCAGATTCATATATGTATCACGTTCCTGAAACGAAACTTGCACAACTTGCAGCTAAAAGCGCTGGAATTGAACTGATAGAAATCAATCCAGATGATTTTGATGCATCAAATGCAGTCGATGCGGGCACGCAGGGTGATCGCGAGTTAGAGCCGCTTGAGAATGCGGTTGAAGCACTCGATAAGACGCTTACAGGAGGTATCACTGGTGTCACCGCCGGCGCGGTCGAGAGTGAATTTCAGACTGATCGAATCCGTGGAATGTGTAATCGACTTGATATTGAACTCTTCGCACCACTTTGGCAGCGCGACCCAATAACACTCGCTGAGAACATGATTGCTGCAGGGTTCGAGATTACCATTATTCAGGTCGCAGCGCGCGGTCTTGATTCCTCATGGCTCGGGCGTACTCTTGATACCGAGACATTGTCAGAACTTATTACGCTCAATGATCGTCATGGAGTACATATACTTGGTGAGGGTGGTGAGTTTGAGACGTTTGTAACTAATGGTCCGCATCTCTCTCGACCGATTGAACTTGAGTATACAACTATTTGGGAGGGAACACGTGGGTATATTGATGTGACCAATGCAACGCTTAGCTGA
- the mnhG gene encoding monovalent cation/H(+) antiporter subunit G, translated as MSPLDIIAVVLILAGTFFGIVATIGVIRLPDLYTRAHATSKSDTLGIVLTLSGVALVFGTGVTTAKTVLLAIFVFITNPTAAHAITRAAYDQNIAPWTTDTEIKPDGDDQ; from the coding sequence ATGTCACCACTCGATATTATTGCAGTTGTGCTTATCCTCGCCGGGACATTCTTCGGTATTGTTGCCACCATTGGCGTCATTCGACTTCCTGACCTGTATACTCGCGCGCATGCTACCTCAAAGAGTGATACCCTTGGTATTGTGCTTACACTGAGCGGTGTTGCACTGGTATTCGGAACTGGCGTGACGACCGCGAAAACAGTCTTACTCGCGATATTTGTGTTTATTACAAACCCGACCGCTGCACATGCCATCACGCGTGCAGCATACGATCAGAATATCGCCCCATGGACGACAGACACGGAAATAAAACCTGATGGTGATGATCAATGA
- the hpt gene encoding hypoxanthine/guanine phosphoribosyltransferase: MDQLRQSLLEAPIIEKGDYEYFVHPVSDGVPVLRPELLREIVIKIIRKVEVDNVDKIVTPAAMGIHISTAVSLMTDIPLVVIRKRQYGLEGEVSLSQQTGYAENEMYINDVRDGERVLVLDDVLSTGGTMRAVLDALDQIGAEVVDTVAVIKKAGPNELDESDHDVKTLINVRVTDGTVVIVDSNGDG; the protein is encoded by the coding sequence ATGGATCAGCTGCGGCAATCGCTGCTTGAGGCGCCGATTATTGAAAAAGGGGATTATGAATATTTTGTGCACCCAGTTAGTGATGGCGTTCCGGTATTACGACCGGAGTTACTCCGTGAAATTGTCATTAAGATTATTCGGAAGGTAGAGGTTGACAATGTTGACAAAATTGTAACACCAGCAGCGATGGGGATTCACATCTCAACGGCTGTATCGTTGATGACAGATATTCCACTTGTCGTCATCAGAAAACGTCAGTATGGGCTAGAGGGTGAAGTCTCACTTAGTCAACAAACAGGTTATGCTGAGAATGAAATGTATATTAATGATGTCCGTGACGGCGAGCGAGTTCTTGTTCTCGATGATGTTCTTTCGACAGGCGGAACAATGCGGGCGGTGCTTGATGCACTTGATCAAATCGGTGCAGAAGTTGTTGATACCGTTGCTGTGATCAAAAAAGCTGGTCCAAACGAACTTGATGAGAGTGATCATGATGTAAAAACGCTCATTAATGTTCGCGTAACGGACGGAACAGTTGTTATTGTAGACTCCAACGGTGATGGTTAG
- a CDS encoding DUF4040 domain-containing protein, giving the protein MTPIQWGILASVLTLAVVVAAAAVLLYDVLNAIIAFATFSFGVAITWILFAAPDVALTEAAVGAGITTTLLLVTIARTVRQSGDRLLEKVDPRAALTAILFTGLLATTVDNLPAIGSPQSPIATSPITSYYIENAYPETGVENAVTAVLAAYRGFDTLGEATVVIAAGLAVLVILQQEAYA; this is encoded by the coding sequence ATGACCCCAATTCAGTGGGGGATACTTGCATCGGTGCTTACACTTGCCGTCGTTGTTGCCGCTGCTGCGGTCCTTCTTTATGATGTTTTAAATGCAATTATTGCATTCGCCACATTCAGCTTTGGCGTTGCAATCACGTGGATTCTCTTTGCAGCGCCAGACGTTGCACTTACAGAAGCTGCGGTTGGTGCTGGCATTACGACAACACTACTTCTTGTGACGATTGCACGAACAGTTCGTCAAAGTGGTGACCGACTTCTTGAGAAAGTCGACCCGCGTGCGGCTCTCACAGCTATACTGTTTACTGGGCTCCTTGCAACAACGGTCGATAATCTTCCTGCAATAGGAAGCCCGCAATCACCAATCGCAACGTCACCAATCACATCATATTATATTGAGAACGCGTACCCGGAAACAGGGGTTGAAAATGCTGTTACCGCGGTATTAGCCGCATATCGTGGATTTGATACCCTTGGTGAGGCAACAGTCGTTATCGCTGCAGGATTAGCGGTCCTCGTCATTCTCCAACAGGAGGCATATGCATGA
- a CDS encoding phosphoadenosine phosphosulfate reductase family protein, translated as MPESFPEYLDVDYTDGNEETSTDYPTIESKIEKAITVTKRGLEQYENPVVMWTGGKDSTLTLYFIEEVARQYDLETPSTVFIDHFQHFDEIHDFVDRWANEWDLDVIYARNNDIGEYVDEHGLEPGDEIPVSDLSEHNQHHVRDLLEYEEDTFPFLLDTYVGNHLLKTVALNDTLESYGVDGVISGVRWDEQEARAKETFFSSRHDPDIYPPHDRIQPILQFDERAVWETFWNFVVPDTVSAYPDEGYVPTGADDLPDGVSMNDVPVSPKYFAGFRSLGSEVSTEKTTEEPAWLQDVENTTERAGRAQDKEDLMERLRDLGYM; from the coding sequence ATGCCGGAGAGTTTCCCTGAATATCTCGATGTCGACTATACCGATGGTAACGAAGAGACATCAACCGACTATCCGACAATTGAATCAAAAATTGAAAAAGCAATTACGGTAACCAAGCGTGGTCTTGAACAATATGAAAATCCGGTTGTCATGTGGACCGGCGGAAAAGATTCGACACTGACACTATATTTCATCGAAGAGGTGGCTCGCCAGTATGATCTAGAAACACCATCAACGGTCTTTATCGACCATTTCCAACATTTTGATGAAATACATGATTTTGTTGATCGATGGGCAAATGAATGGGATCTTGATGTCATTTATGCTCGTAATAATGACATTGGTGAGTATGTTGATGAGCATGGGCTTGAACCAGGCGATGAAATCCCTGTTTCAGACCTTTCAGAACATAATCAACATCATGTGCGCGACCTCCTCGAATATGAGGAAGATACATTCCCATTTTTACTTGACACATATGTCGGTAATCACCTCCTGAAAACAGTGGCACTAAATGATACACTTGAGAGCTACGGTGTCGATGGAGTCATCTCTGGTGTTCGGTGGGATGAACAAGAAGCCCGTGCTAAAGAGACGTTCTTTTCGTCTCGACATGACCCGGATATTTATCCACCACATGACCGCATTCAACCGATTCTTCAGTTTGACGAGCGCGCTGTCTGGGAAACGTTTTGGAACTTCGTTGTCCCAGATACCGTCTCTGCGTATCCTGATGAAGGATATGTGCCAACAGGTGCTGATGACCTTCCAGATGGTGTGAGTATGAATGATGTCCCAGTTTCGCCTAAGTACTTTGCTGGATTCCGCTCACTTGGTAGTGAGGTCTCAACGGAGAAGACAACTGAAGAACCAGCGTGGCTGCAGGATGTCGAAAATACCACAGAACGGGCTGGTCGCGCACAAGATAAAGAAGATCTAATGGAACGGCTTCGCGATCTTGGCTATATGTAA